TTCGTAGTGCTGGAGGACGACAAGCACTACTTTCCGCCCTATGAAGCGGTCCCGCTGATACGGCAGGATTCTCTGCTGCGGCATCCAGGAATTCAGGTCGCGATGGAGCGGCTGGCAGGCAAGGTGAGCGCGGACGAGGTACGGGGAATGAACTACGCGGTGGACTCCGAGCACAGGGACGTGGCGGACGTAGTGAGAGAGTTCCGCAAGTCGAAGGGGCTATGAATGGAGGTCCATCGCAGTGTCGCAGAGAGCAACGGGAGGAATCTAGATGGTTGAGCCGTGGTTGCGAGGGACGTTGACTGAAATCGACGCGGTAAGGCGACAGGTGCTGCACGCTCTGGAACTGGCGGCGGAGGACGTCGAGCGTTGGTGTGCAGGATTGGGCGATGAGGAGATGAATGCGCGGCCGTTTGGCATAGCTCCGGTGGCGTTTCATCTCCGTCACATCGCGCGAAGCCTCGATCGTCTGCTGACCTATGCGGAGGGTGGGGCTTTATCCGGGACACAAATGGATGCGTTGGCCAGTGAGATGCAGGATGGTGCGTCTGCCGAGGTTGTGCTCGCTGAGGTCCGGGCTGGATTGGCTGAGGCACGACAGCGCGTATTGATGGTCTCGCAGGGAAGTTATGAAGATCCGCGTGGAGTGGGCCGGGCGTTGTTGCCCAGCACGGTAGGCGGACTGCTTGTCCATTGCGCGGAGCATACGCAGCGGCACATCGGACAGGCTGTCACAACGGCGAAGATCGTGACGGGAGCGCGTGTCTAACTGTCTCACCTCTCGTTAGAAGGGCTATGTCATCCGATAGGTGGAGCGAAAGATCCTCCGTTTGCATGGTTGACTGTTCCCAATGGGCCGCGTTGAATCGCTGCGAGGAAGAACATGCCACAAACGCAGGAGATACAAGCGGTACGAAACAAAACCGGATATTTTTTTGCTCTGGCGTCGGTGTGTGCCCTCATTTCGGCTGCCTGTGTCGCCATTCCGATGTTTGTCATTCGCCCATTCCGCCCACAGGGCGCGCGAGAGTTGGAGATTGCTCTGACCGTTCGCCACGCCGGCCCATGGCTTGCGGGCGTGTGCGTTGCGGTCGTGCTGCTGGTGGTGTTTCTCCTCTGGAAGGCAGCACGGATTGGCGCTCGGATCGCACTAGTCTGCTTGCTTGTGCTTGCGTTCGCGAGCGTATCTTTTACGCACGTCAACATCTTCGAAAAGATGTTTCACCCCTACGATTCGCCCTCATTCGAAAGCGCATACGAGGCAAAAGTCGACTCCGACGACAAGGTGCTCGCTGTCAGAGTAGGACAGGAAGCACGGGCCTATCCGATACGGACCATGGGCTATCACCATATTGTGAACGACACGATAGGCGGTGTCCCGATCGCCGTGACCTATTGCACGTTGTGTCACACAGGGCTGGTGTGGAGTCGCGTCGTCGACGGACAGCTACTGCATTTTCGCCTTGCCGGCATCAACAACGGCAATGCTCTCCTGCGAGATGAGCAGACCAGCAGTATCTGGCAGCAGAGCACCGGCGAGGCCATCTTCGGTCTGTTGAAGGGGCAGCAACTGAAGCTCGTTCGGAGCAACGAGTTGACCTTCGCCTTGTGGAAGAGCGAGGAGCCGCATGGGCAGGTATTGAAGTCGGACCCACCGTATGCGGCAGAGTACGACCCGAAAGACTGGGAGAAGCATGTCGCCAGGACAACAACGGTGGTCGACACAACGCGCTCCGGGATTGGACCGCATCAGCTGATGCTGGGAGTCGCCGTGGCGGGACAGAGCAAGGCTTATCCGATTGAGGCGATCCTCGCCGCAAAACTGATTCAGGATCGGGTTGGAAGTCTGCCCCTTATCGTAGTGGTGGGGCCTGATGGCGCATCCATCAGAGTATTCGAAGGAACCCTCGAGAATAGGCCCCTGACCTTTGCACGAAGTGCAGACGACCAGGGAATAAGCGACATCGATACAGCCAGCGTCTGGAACTTCCAGGGTTGCGCCGTAGAGGGATCGCTAACCGGACGCTGCTTAGCAGAGATCGACGCGCACAAGGACTACTGGTTCGACTGGATGAACCATCATCCCGAATCAGCGGTATTCAAGAATTGAGCTAGCTGACGAGGTGGCCCATCTTCTCGCGCTTGGTCTGAAGGTAGCGCTCGTTGGTAGGTTCGCTCGGGACCTCGGCGGAGATGCGCTCAACCACCTTGATTCCGGCAAGCTCCAGGGCTTCCACTTTCTCCGGATTGTTGGTGATAAGCCGGACCTCAGTGATCCCCATCTGCTTGAGGATCTGCGCAGGCAGCTCAAAGTGGCGGCAGTCGGCCTCGTAGCCAAGTTCAAGATTTGCCTCGATCGTGTCGAGACCCTTGTCCTGCAACTCATAGGCACGCAACTTCGCCATCAGTCCTATTCCGCGCCCCTCCTGCTGTTCGTAGAGCATAATGCCCGTGCCTTCGTCGGTGATCAGGGCCATGGCGAGTTCGAACTGCTGACGGCAGTCGCACCGCAGGGAGTGGAAGACATCGCCCGTAAGGCACTGCGAGTGGATCCGCACAATCGGAGGTGCTGCGTGAACGTCGCCCATCACCAGAGCGACCGCTCCCTCTACGCGTATGGCCGGCGGAGGGATGTTGTCGTTGCAGGCGGCTGGGTTTTCGATCACACCCTCGAAGCCGAGGATACGGAAGTGCCCCCAGCGGGTTGGAAAGTCGGCGTCGGCTACTTTGGTAACACTTGCGAACGGCATCTCTTGATTATACGTTTCCTGCTTCATGGACATTAGATTGCTCAGACAGGCTGCTGGATGCGAAGTTGCATTAGGGGCGTAAAGTAGTGGTGTGACTCAGCCCGATCCCAAGCTGATTTTGATTACGCTGTTGATAGAACTGGGCGTGGCCGCAGCGGTTTCGAGCTCGCTGGCGCGATCGACCCGTTTCAAAAATCTCCTCCTGTTGCCGCGTCGAACTCCACGGCAGACGGCCTGGCTCGTCATCATCATCTGCGTGCCGCTAACTCTTGGCGTATGGGTCCGCACCGCCGTCCCCAACTTCCTGGCCGCCGATCTCTCCTTCGAAACCACGATTTTATTGGGAATTCTAGTGGGGCCACTCGCTGCAATGGCGGGCGGAGCGACGCTTGCAATTCCAGCCGTACTTCACCATGAGTACTGGACTCTCCCGGTAAATCTTGCGATTGCCGCGATCGCCGGAGCCTTCGGCCGCTTTGCTGACCCCGAAGACGTGTGGTCGTTCTCCCCCATGATCGACCTGAGCATCTATCGCTGGGTCACACGTAACCTGCGACGGCCGCAGCTCGATCGTCAGATTCTGTTGCTTCTCCTGGTAGCCGGTATGCAGCTCGGGACTAGTGCGCTATCGCATTACTTCCCGAGGCACTTCTTCGAACTGAACTCCAGAGAGTGGTGGGTGCAGTTGTTGATCTGCGCCACCGCGCCAATCGTCGTCGGAATTCCACTCAAGATCTGGAATGCGATTCGTGTCGAAAGAAAGCTGGAGGAGCAGGGAAGGCTGCTGCTGGAGGCCCGCCTGGATGCGTTACAACGACAGATCAACCCACACTTTCTGTTCAACACGCTGAATTCGATCACCTCCCTGGTTCGCTCGCAGCCGGAGTTGGCGCGAGAGATGATCGTCAAGCTGGCCAACATCCTGCGCGTGCTCTTGAAAGACCGCGAGGCCTTCCTGCCGCTCAGCGAGGAGCTGCGCTTTACCGACGATTATCTGGACATCGAAGTAGTGCGTTTCGGTGACAAGCTGAAGGTCGTCAAGGAGATTGCCAATAACACACTGGACATCGTGGTGCCCGGAATGCTCCTCCAGCCGCTTATTGAAAACAGCATCAAACATGGCCTCGAGCCGCGAATCAGCGGTGGCACTGTTACGATCCGCAGCCGGATTACGGAAGAAAGAAGGCTGATGGTCGAGATAGAAGATGACGGCGTCGGAATGGCTCCAGAGCGCATCGACGTCTCTCTGGTGAGCGGCCTGGTTCGTCCCGGAAACGGCATCGGGGTACGCAACGTACGCGAGCGCATGCAGGTTTTATACGGTGAACTGGCGACCGTCGATATCAACAGCCGTCCGGGTCGAGGGACAAAGGTGACGCTCCTTATGCCGATTCTGGACGCAGGCGCCGAAACCTGGGGACCGATAGGAGGCGCGGCGGGGCAGGCAATTAGTCACATGGTCGAAGACGCCGTGCGCGCAATGACCCGGTCGTAATAGTCCTCGTAGAGCGGAATCACTCGAGAGGCGCAGAAGTGATCCTGCGCAGTCTTACGGCCCGCTCGCGCCATGGCGTCGAGACGCGGCTGATCGCTTAGAAGTGAGATCGCGGCGGCGGACATAGAATCGACGTCGCCCACGTCAAAGAGGAGGCCGTTATGTCCGTCTTGAATAAGCTCCGGAACTCCGCCGACGCGTGTCCCGATGGTGGGAACGCTGCACGCCATGGCTTCAAGCGCAGCCAGTCCGAACGACTCCATCTCGCTGGGCATCAGCATTAGGTCAGCCAGCGGCAGCAGCTCGTTGACGTTATCCTGTTTCCCGATGAAATGAACCCTATCCTGCACGTTGTGCTCACGTGCGAGATACTCGGCGACGCTGCGGTCAGGCCCGTCGCCAATCAACATCAGGCGAGCCGGCATCGCTCTGGCGACGCGGGCAAAGACCCTCACGACGTCCTGAATGCGTTTGACTGGCCGAAAGTTGGAGAGATGCACCAGAAGCCGTTCGTTCGGCTCAGCGAAGCGCGGACGCATCGCAGCCACTAGGTCCGGATCACGAAGGTAGACATCGCAGTTCACAAAGTTGCGGACCACCTCGATCTCGGAGGTGATCGCGAAGGCCTCGCGTGTGCGGTCGCGGAGGTAGCTCGATATGCTGGTGACCCCGTCCGACTGTTCGATACCGAATCTTGTTATAGGAAGATACGAGCGATCCAGTCCGACCAGCGTGATGTCGGTGCCGTGAAGCGTCGTGATAAAGGGCAGATGAATCCCCCGCGTGGCGAGCATCTGTCGTGCCAGCAACGCACTCACCGAGTGAGGAATCGCGTAATGAACATGCAACAAATCCAGCGAATAGAACTCAGCAACCTCGGCCATCCGAGTTGCGAGCGCAAGATCATACGGCGGGTGTTCAAACAGCGGGTAGTTTGAAACCGCAACCTCGTGAAAATGAATATTCGACTCCCGGCCACTGAGACGAAAAGGTTGCGAGTAGGTGATGAAGTGAATCTCGTGTCCACGAGCAGCGAGTTCGATGCCAAGCTCAGTAGCAACGACGCCGCTGCCGCCGTAGGTGGGATAACAGGTGATGCCGATCTTCATAGTCTTCCCATACTTTTCGGCTGCATGCATTTCTCCTGCTATTGGACGAAGCAAAGGTCTCATTGGACTCCGCCGCGTCCGGCGGTTCATCGGCTTTTCGCAAACAAGCACCGCTAGACTGCAAGGTCCCCGTAGTTGATGAGCTGCGGCGCATTTGGTTGCAAAGACCTCGCGGGAAGCTCGGTGAGCAAGGCATTTCGCTCGACGTCACGATGAGTGCGCAGTCGAGTGGTGACGCGATCTAAGTCCCCGTCGTTGTAGCCGGGATGGCAGCACAGCTCGAAGGTTCCCTCCGCAGGCAGAGCAAGCAAAAGTTCGTGAAGGGTTTGGGAGTCCAGATGGCCTGTCGCGGAGATTCCAATGGTTCCGTCCGTGGTCAGCACGCGGGCCTCGCGAATCTGCGGTTGGCGCCCGAACCTGCTTTTGAAGCTCCCGAGCAAATTTACCTGCAAACGGCGGAGGCGGTTCCCGTGGCCAAGTGCAAGACTCCAGTTCTGCTCGAAGGGATTGCGAATCGCACCGATGGAGCAGCGTTCAGCAACGCGCAGAAGAGGGCGCGTGACAGCAGGGAAGAGATGCGTGTGTTTGTGCGTATCGAGGTGAGTAACCTCAATGCCCGCGTCGCGCAACTTTTCCACCTGTGCAAGCGCCTCCCGTTCAATCTCCGCTTCGCTGATCTTGCCGCGCAGGAGTGCCTGTACGAAATCAACCAGCGAAGGACGAAGTGTTTTGCCATCGGGCCCCAGTAAGGTAGAGATACTCTGCGGCGGCGAGACCGGGATCCCGTCTGTGAGTGTGACATGACAACCAACGCCAAGGGTTGGGTTAGCACTGGCTATCGCGACAGCGTCGTCGAATGCGGCGCCGGTCGCCATCAGCGTTGCAGAGGTCAGCGACCCAGCCCGGTGAAGCTCTGCAATCGCGCGGTTAACTCCACGAGTGACACCGAAGTCGTCCGCATTGATGATGAGTCGCGCATGCATAAGTACTTATCATAGTGAACGTTCAAGGAGAACGTCCGAGCGGTCAGCGCCTGAGCCACCATCAACAGGCTCAGGCACGGATCCCTACTGAACGTGCAGCGTAGCCTTCAGCGGAGTATCACTGGAGGACGGCCCCGCCGTCACCTTGTACTCTCCCGGAAGCAGTTGCCATCCGTTCTGATCCGTATTGAAGACCGTAAGCGAGAGCGGATGCAGCGCGAGCGTGACCTCCTTCGACTCGCCAGGAGCCAGCTTCACCCGATGCCATGCTGCAAGCCGCTTATAGTCCTCCTTCGCAGCGGCAGGCAGCGCAACGTAGACCTCGGCGATCTCAGTGCCCTCATGCGTTCCCGTGTTGCGAACCGTGAAGTGAACCGTGCGCTTGGCATCATCCACAGTCAGGCCAGAGTAAGCATAGGTTGTGTAAGACAAGCCGAAGCCGAATGGGAAGAGTGGCTGCTTGTTGGTCGCCTCAAACCACTTGTAGCCGACCTTAGCGCCCTCTGAGTTGTAGTTCACGTCGAACGGTTGAACTTTATGCTCTTGATTTGGGCCAGGTGGCACGCCCTCAAGACCCGGTACCACCGGATGCGGCAACTGTGCCTCATCTTTTGCGAACGTGACCGGCAGCTTGCCGGAAGGATTCACCTCGCCGAAGAGGATGTTTGCCAGAGCCTGCGCACCGCCAATGCCCGGATACCACATCTCGACCACGCCCTTCACACGTTGAACCCACGGCATACTCACCGGTCCGCCGTTCTCAAGCACAACGATGGTGTTCGGATTCGCTGCTGCGACCGCCTCGACTAGAGCGTCCTGATTGTCAGGCAGCGACAGTGTCACCGCATCCATCCCCTCCTGCATCGGCTGGTTCACAAAGACAATGGCCACAGAAGAAGACTTCGCGAGCTTCACCGCCGCGGCAGTATCCAACCCATCGGCGTATCGAACTGACCCCTGAGGCGAGTGCGCCTGAATGTTCTTGAGCGGCGAAGAAGGGAAGTAGACATGCTCGGTCCAGCCGGAGCCGCCTGCCTTCGGATCCGCAGCATTACCGCCCGGCGCATCTACCTGGGCCGATCCGCCGCCCGAGAGAACACCCACATCTGCATGCGAACCGATGATCGCAATCGAACTCGCAGCCGTCGCCTTCAGCGGAAGAATATGATCCGCGTTCTTCAGCAGAACGATGCTCTCTTCAGCAATGTGCTGCGCGTCATCTCTTCCACGGAACGGATCGACGACAGTACGGACCGGCGGATCATCCACCACGCCCGCTGCAAACATGCTGCGGAGAATGCGATGAACCATGTCATCCAGTCGAGCCATGGGGACCTGCCCCCCTTCAACAGCCTTCTTCAACGGCGCATTGAAGTAGTTTTCGTCGCCTGGCATCTCCTGGTCCATCCCGTTCAGCGCTGCTTTGACGGTGCTGTGGGTCGCACCCCAATCCGACACCACCCAGCCCTTGAACTTGAAGTCCTTCTTCAAAACTTCGTTTAACAGGTAATCGTTCTCGCAGGTGTGGTCACCCTCATAAAGGTTGTAGGAGCACATCACCGCCGACGGCTCCGCGATCGCGATCGATACCTCGAAGGCAAGCATGTCCGACTCGCGTAAAGCCTTCTTGTCGAGCAGCGCATTGACAACAGTCCGCCCCGTTTCCTGGTCGTTCAGCGCGTAGTGTTTGATGTCGCTCATCACATGCTGTGAGAAGACTCCCTTTTCGAGATTGCCAGTCATCGTCCCAGCGAGGATCGGATCTTCTCCGGCGTACTCAAAGTTGCGACCGTTGCGCGGTTCACGCGTAATGTTGACACCGCCTCCGATCGACATATTCGTGCCCCAGGCGCGAAGTTCGCGGCCAATCACGGAGCCGTAAAGAAAAGCCGAATCAGGATCCCAGCTTGAGGCAGCGCCAAGCGTCGATGGCAGCAGCGTCGCATAACGGGACTGATACGCCGCCATGCGGGCTCCGACCGCGGAGTCCGCAAGATCGATGCCAGGAATACCCAGCCGGTCAATACCCGCCATATACCCCGCGGCGAAGTTCGATTTCGCCGGCACCGGGTCGCCCGCGCGCAGAACACCCCAACCCGTTCCGTGAACCATCTCAATTTTTTCATCAAGAGTCATCTGTCCGAGCACCATGCTGGCGCGCTCATCGGGCGAGAGAGCCTTATTCATCCACGGCATCTTCGAGATATCGGGTGTGGTCTGGGCCTGTGCTGCCGGAGAGCTAAACGAAACCACTGTAACCAAAGCAAAGATCGACAAAACGCTGAACCGTTGAAAAGATAACATCCATGCTCCTTCAAGCTGAGTGGCGACGGTCTCCCAATAACAGACCGTCGCTTGTTTACTGACCGTTAGAGAGTCTATATGAACTAAAACGTTATAGGTAAGGGCTTTCGCGCTTTTTGGGGCCAACGCCACCCAACTGCCAGGCAAACAGGAACTTCTCAGTGTTTCGCGCGAAGCTGTCCGATTGATCACTTCGCAAAGAGTTGTCCAATGTCCGCGAATGCCTTGAACTCAAGCGCATTGCCTGCAGGGTCTAGAAAGAACATCGTAGCCTGCTCTCCCACTTCCCCTTTAAAGCGTATGTACGGTTCAATCACAAACGTGACCCCCGCACGCCGAAGCCGCTCAGCAAGGGTCTCCCACGTCTCCATCGGAAGCACCACACCGAAGTGAGGAACTGGAACGTCGTGTCCGTCGACGGGATTGTGGTGAGCCTTGCCGTTCGAGGAGCCGGGCTTCAGATGCGCGACGATCTGGTGGCCGAAGAGATCGAAGTCGATCCACTGCGCCGAACTGCGGCCCTCCGCACAGCCAAGGGTGATTCCATAAAAACTACGGGCAGCGTCCAGGTCGTCGACTGGAAAGGCAATGTGAAAAGGTGTCAGCGTCAAGGTGGTCTCCTGCATCGATCATACGACTCGAGCAGATCACCCGTCGCACGCGGCTACCCGCGATGGAATCCCTGGTCGTAGCCGCGCAGGTAGGCTCTCTGGAACGCATCGCGAATAAGGCTCAAAGGGTCCGAGCGCGGAGTCGTAACCAGGAGTGGTGTGAAACTTCCGATCATGCTGCGGATGGTAGCCGAAGCCGTTGTAAGAGTCGCGCGCTCCGTCCTCGTTGCCCGAGCGAAACCCCACCTGATCTGCCCTTGCGATCAGCGGAGGAACGCTGGTGTAGCCGGCTGGCGGCGGAGGTGGTGGCGGGGCGTAGTAGGCGGTGTGTGACGCGCAGCCAGCCGTCAGCAGACAGGCGGCGGTGACAACAGGTAGAGCAAAATAAGAGAGCTTCATAGCGTCCTCACAATTCTGTTCGCGCGCAACCATCGGTGGGCGCACGTTCGAAGGAGTAAACGCTACTCAATGAAAAATGTTGTCGTCGTCGACGGATCTTAACCAGCAGCGATTTCTATTCGTTATCGCTCGGAAGTCGCACAACAAACTCTGTATTGCCGGGTTCGGAGCTGAAGCGGATGACCCCATGGTACTGGTCGACGATGCGCTGTACGATGCCCAGACCGATCCCTGTTCCCACGCCCACCGGCTTGGTTGTGTAGAAGGGATCGAAGATGTGTTCCTGGCTCTCCAGCGGAATGCCCGAGCCGTTGTCGCTCACGCTAATGCAGAGATCCATGTGTGGATTCTTCGCGTCCGTCTTCGAATTCTCCGCCCAGGTATGCACGCTGATCCGTCCGTGCTGCGGCACCGCGTCGATCGCATTGTCCAGTAGATTCGTCCAGATCTGGTTCAGTCCCGTGCACTCGCTATGCAGCGGAGGAAGATCCGTGGCGAAGTTCTTCTCGAGCACAATCTCCTTTTCGCGCAGCTTATGTCCGAGAATGATTAGCGTCGCGTGAATGCTGTTGTTGATGTCGATCGTCTGCTTCTGGCCCTTGCCTTCATAGGCGTACGACTTGACGGCGTGCACCAGGTCCGTAACTCGCCCGATACTCTCCTCGATGGTGCCTACCAACTGCATGCTTGAGGCCATCGCCTCCAGCCAGCCCAGTGCCTCTCCCAGCAACGGTCCGTCAAAGTCGTTCTTCACGCGCTCCAACTCAGCCGCGTTCATGCCGATCGAGACCAGCGTAGGAGCCATCTTCCACGCGTTTTCGATGTTGGCTGACTCCATCCACTCCGCCAACGCCTCTTCGGCATCGCTCTGGTCCAGCGAGTTCATCATCAACGGTTGCTTCATGGCAAGCGCCTGCTTCTGCATATCGAACATGCAGTGCTTCTGCTCTTTCGAGAGATCGCGCTCTTTGAACTTGAGAGACAGCTCATGCATTCGCATTAGATTGTCGCGCAGCTGAGACGCGGCACGGCGCGCGGCAGAGCCGGGATTATTCAACTCATGCATCAAACCCGCAGCGAGCGTCCCCAGCGACGCCATCTTCTCCTGCTGTACCGTCGTACTCTGAAGCTTTTGAAAGCGATATGCCATGTTGCCCAGAATTGCCTTCCGAACCTGCGGGCAACTGGTCATCAAACCCCAGAACTGCTCTTCGTCGAGCTCCAGCAGGTGACTTGGCGTCGTCGCCTCGACGCTCCCGAGGTTCGGAACGTTGGTCAACAGTGCCATCTCTCCAAAGGCGCTGCCGGCTTCGATCTTGGCCACAGTGAATTCATTTTGTTCGGCTGTCTTCTGACTCACTCGAAGCTCGCCGTCAAGCAGTATCCAGAAGGAGTGCGCCAGCTCACCCTGCCGTGTGACGACTTCGCCCTTACCGATGTGGAAGTCCCGCACGCCGTCAAGACAATGCAGCTCGTCATCTCGCAACGAGGACAGAATGGGAACCTTGCGCAGAAGCGCGACTAGATCCTCACTGACTTTTTCCATGACGTGACTTTGGACGATTTGGGTTTGTTCGCTCATCGGGTTATTGGTTGGTTGCCTTTCAAAGCGTAGCTAAATACTGATGCACAAACTGGATTGCGATCGAACCTTCGCCTACGGCGGATGCGCATCGTTTGACCGAGTTGAATCGTACATCGCCCGCGACAAAGATGCCGGGAACGCTCGTCTCCAGCAAATAAGGGTCGCGCTCCAACTTCCACGACTTGGGCGACTGCGCCTTCAAATCAGGACCGGCAAGAATGAATCCCTTGCTGTCGCGGCACAGCTCCGCTGGCATCCAGTCCGTCTTCGGCGCCGCCCCGATAAAGATAAACAGGGAGCTGGCCTGTCGAGCCTCTTCTCCGCGAGGTGTCTTGAGAGTCAGGCACTCCAGGTGAGTCTCTCCCCCCATCGCAACGACCTCTGTACCGGTCTCGACCGTGATATTCGGGGTCGCCTCGATCTGGTCGATCAGGTACTTCGACATGCTGCTTTCGAGCGACTTCCCGCGGACCAGCATGTGAACATGATCGGCATAACGGGAGAAATGCATAGCAGCCTGCCCGGCCGAGTTTGCCCCACCAACAATGTAGACTGCCTCTTCCTTGCACGACATCGCCTCAGTCAGCGCCGCGCCGTAATAGACCCCCGCTCCGCTCAACTTGTCTGCTCCCGGCACATCCAGCTTGCAGTAGTCGACACCTGTAGCCAGCAGGCACACATGGCAGGTCACCTCCTGCCCATCCGCCATCGTAAGAATGCGGTACTGATTCTCGGCGCGGATGCAGGAGACCTTCTGCGTAAGGAACTCGGCTCCGAGCCGATTCGCCTGCAGAAAGGCTCGCTTGGCCAACTCCTCGCCGCTGAGTCCCTCCGGAAAGCCCAGGTAGTTCTCGATCTTCGAGCTGGAGCCGGCCTGTCCGCCAGGCGCCGCTGCCTCGATCACCAGCGTCCGCAGCCCCTCAGAGGCCCCATACACGCCCGCCGCAAGCCCCGCAGGACCCGCGCCTACCACGACCACATCGTAGAACTCCTGCTGAGCCTGGGTGCGAAGCCCGACCTTATTGGCCATCTCCGTCGAAGTCGGCTGCACCAGCGCCGTGCCATCTCCAAACAAGATGACCGGCAGTTTGGTATCGTCGATGCCCTTTTCCTTCAGCAGCGCAAGCGCGTCCGGATTCGTCTCCGGGTTCAACCACTGGTAGGGAATACGGTTGCGCGAAAGGAAGTCACGGACCGCATGGTCCATCGCCGACCAACGCACCCCTACGACTCGAATCCCCTCAAACGGCGGCCTGTAGCCTTCCTTCCAGCTTCCCAGCAGATCGTCGAGCACCGGATAGAG
This Tunturibacter gelidoferens DNA region includes the following protein-coding sequences:
- a CDS encoding FAD-dependent oxidoreductase, giving the protein MPKPILLAIDDDTSVLEAVVQDLRRHYGQDYRIVRAASGAAALDICHQLKERKDTVALFLSDQRMPGMTGVDFLQQALCIYPNAKRVLLTAYADTEAAIRAINSAKIHYYLNKPWDPPEEKLYPVLDDLLGSWKEGYRPPFEGIRVVGVRWSAMDHAVRDFLSRNRIPYQWLNPETNPDALALLKEKGIDDTKLPVILFGDGTALVQPTSTEMANKVGLRTQAQQEFYDVVVVGAGPAGLAAGVYGASEGLRTLVIEAAAPGGQAGSSSKIENYLGFPEGLSGEELAKRAFLQANRLGAEFLTQKVSCIRAENQYRILTMADGQEVTCHVCLLATGVDYCKLDVPGADKLSGAGVYYGAALTEAMSCKEEAVYIVGGANSAGQAAMHFSRYADHVHMLVRGKSLESSMSKYLIDQIEATPNITVETGTEVVAMGGETHLECLTLKTPRGEEARQASSLFIFIGAAPKTDWMPAELCRDSKGFILAGPDLKAQSPKSWKLERDPYLLETSVPGIFVAGDVRFNSVKRCASAVGEGSIAIQFVHQYLATL
- a CDS encoding ATP-binding protein; this translates as MSEQTQIVQSHVMEKVSEDLVALLRKVPILSSLRDDELHCLDGVRDFHIGKGEVVTRQGELAHSFWILLDGELRVSQKTAEQNEFTVAKIEAGSAFGEMALLTNVPNLGSVEATTPSHLLELDEEQFWGLMTSCPQVRKAILGNMAYRFQKLQSTTVQQEKMASLGTLAAGLMHELNNPGSAARRAASQLRDNLMRMHELSLKFKERDLSKEQKHCMFDMQKQALAMKQPLMMNSLDQSDAEEALAEWMESANIENAWKMAPTLVSIGMNAAELERVKNDFDGPLLGEALGWLEAMASSMQLVGTIEESIGRVTDLVHAVKSYAYEGKGQKQTIDINNSIHATLIILGHKLREKEIVLEKNFATDLPPLHSECTGLNQIWTNLLDNAIDAVPQHGRISVHTWAENSKTDAKNPHMDLCISVSDNGSGIPLESQEHIFDPFYTTKPVGVGTGIGLGIVQRIVDQYHGVIRFSSEPGNTEFVVRLPSDNE